In a single window of the Candidatus Poribacteria bacterium genome:
- a CDS encoding LamG domain-containing protein, giving the protein MRFTLISMAIAVISTLWLMTAIAYSGEPFEENLVVYWPLNGDVKDKTEHGVDGEIKGDPKWVEGKSGKALEFDGVDDFVFVRDNPVLDLTDELTLMAWVNAYNIPASGERKLVYKGDAYLIKVRASKLSGDVHVNGWIGSLYDSKPTPLREWHHVAITYDGKAEHLYVDGVETDSKPRAGKISVTNKHLGIGAIKKTDTSNPYDFFNGIIDEIRIYNRALTADEIQLVMKLPTSVEPVGKLASIWGELKK; this is encoded by the coding sequence ATGAGATTTACGCTTATATCCATGGCAATAGCCGTAATATCCACCTTGTGGCTTATGACAGCGATCGCCTACTCGGGCGAACCGTTTGAGGAAAACCTCGTCGTATACTGGCCACTTAACGGCGATGTTAAGGATAAAACGGAGCACGGCGTTGACGGCGAGATAAAGGGGGACCCTAAGTGGGTCGAAGGTAAATCGGGAAAAGCTCTGGAGTTTGATGGAGTTGATGACTTCGTGTTCGTCAGGGATAACCCCGTTCTCGACCTTACCGATGAGCTGACGCTAATGGCGTGGGTTAACGCATACAATATACCCGCCAGCGGTGAACGAAAGCTGGTCTATAAGGGCGACGCCTACCTCATCAAGGTAAGGGCGAGCAAACTTTCGGGAGATGTACACGTTAACGGTTGGATCGGCTCACTCTATGATTCCAAACCAACACCGCTCAGAGAGTGGCATCACGTTGCCATCACATATGACGGCAAAGCCGAACATCTCTACGTGGATGGCGTCGAAACCGATAGCAAACCCAGAGCGGGAAAGATAAGCGTTACTAACAAGCATCTCGGCATCGGCGCGATCAAGAAGACGGATACCTCTAACCCCTATGACTTCTTCAACGGGATAATAGATGAGATAAGGATTTATAACCGCGCTCTTACCGCCGATGAGATCCAGCTCGTCATGAAGCTGCCCACCTCTGTTGAGCCCGTGGGAAAGCTTGCTTCGATCTGGGGCGAATTGAAGAAATGA